TAAGAGTGAACTCAATAAGATCTACATTATGAGCAACTTTATAAACAGTAGAGAAAAAATCCCTGTCTCCCGGAAAGTATCCCAGTATTGTATTTTCTGTAGACTGCTTCATTAATTCAAAAAGCTGATCTTCATCCTGAATGGATTTTTTCTGAGATTTCATTGCTTTCGCTGTAAGTTTAACACGCAGCATTTCGTTTAATAATTGCTCTCTGGAGG
The Clostridiaceae bacterium DNA segment above includes these coding regions:
- a CDS encoding restriction endonuclease subunit M/S encodes the protein MNTAIDYFINLFTIRGITSREQLLNEMLRVKLTAKAMKSQKKSIQDEDQLFELMKQSTENTILGYFPGDRDFFSTVYKVAHNVDLIEFTL